The Asterias rubens chromosome 1, eAstRub1.3, whole genome shotgun sequence genome segment CACAGCTGCATCACACGTCTGTGAAACCTCACATGTTTTTCCCCGTTCTGATCTCAAATTGTCTATTTGTTTTTTCCCTCTGTAGTTACGAATGTCTGAAATCAGTGCACGTTTCTGTAATAAAATTGTGCGGTTGCCAGAGGGTCCACTTCAATAAAAATATCCTTACAAATTAAATTTCTTCCAGGAGATATCTATAAATGCCGTCTGAAAATTGTTAGTGGAATTGAGACTGCTAGTCTTGCTTCAAGGTGTCGACAGGGTTTGACATTTCCCACGTAGCGAATCATAAATACGCACGTTCCTTTCTTTCTTTACTTATTGAATTGGAGGTACAACAGTCTTGTGCAGAACAATTGAACACAACTGTTGTTCTGCATGAGCAGTAACACTCTTCATGTCACTCACGCTGGTGGCTGGGTGAAGATGTCTGCCCAGAACAATAATATGGATGGAAATTTGTGGAATATAGTAAATATTCAAACGATAACTCTGGTCGTTGTTATTAGCTGATGCATCACCTAGGACACACGTCTGCAAATATCCCGAATATATGTGGTCCCCCCCCCATCCCGCCCCGAGGGAAGCAGTTATTAACCACGATACGCACAGcatcagaccccccccccctttcgctTCATGCTGTCACCATGGAAATACAGCATCCTCCCATAGGCTGGCCGATATTTGCATTTGCCTGGCCAATCCTCAGGTAGTGTTATCTGGAACGGGAAGCATTTCTATTTGATCGTGTCAACATTTCGGGAGGCGCTCAAGACAAATTGATtagcatgattttgtttcaaagtgTGGTGCAAAGATAACAAATGACCCCTAGTTGACCTGTCCCTCAACGTATTAACTGATGTTTTCTTTGAAGGACAGTGATTTTAGCATGCGGCTAGTAACCTCAAAACTAAACAAGTCTGGTGATcttgtgttttccttttcatAAATAGTACCTTACGACACGGTGAAATATTTGTAACAGAAAGAAATTATGCTTAAATATTGACTTTTAAGTCTGGTAAATACCTTTTTAAGTTCTGTTGAGTATGGTACTTGTATCAATTACACCCAATAAACCTGGGTTGGTTATGTGCAACTCAACCACTCAGCCTGTCATTAttgttggttgttgtttttccatTAAAGGAAAAAATATATGAAGTAAGCCTCCAGTTGAACATGAAGTGATTTTTCAGCCAGTCAATGCTGGATTCCTCAAGTTTGGTTTCTCAGCTGTGCCTCTAGTTAATTGGAAAAACACTGGACAGCGTCTTGCTGTGTCTTGGCAATTTTCctcatttttttgacaaaatgcaGCTGTGTGCCTGACGTAGAATCTTTTACAAAATATCATATTCTGTTTTCCTTGATTAGCTTGTTGTCAAACTCGATGATACATTTGTGTTAGAGCACCCTGTAAATGCCTTCATTATTGAAAtggttaacttttttttaatatgtcatattttatgttgagaaaaCACTGGACAGCGTCTTGCTGTGCCTCGACACTTTACTTCAACATTTTGTGACAAACTGCAGCTGCATTCCTGAATTTTGTACGAAatatcaaattatttttgttgtggatTACCTTGTTGTGAAGCTCTTTGTTACATTAGTGTGAGAGCACTCTATAAATGCTTTCATTACTGAAATGATAAATCTGTCATTCTTCATATAATTATTATGTTGATAACCTATTTACCATCTGTCTTTATTTATTCTAAATGATTTGTCTATCATAAGATCATTTATTTGTTCTAGTTCACTATTCAATTTTTCTGTGGTTTGTTTTGGCAGGACCATAATGGTTGCTATTATAGtgtattttgatgatttttataTATTCTTGTAGTTCGACcttattttcatattttaccGCTATATTTGAGTTAAACTTAGAATACGAATTACCAGATCAGGACTTAAAATactatcaagtaataaactatAAGGGTAACTTTTCAAtaatttagggttgaacaaagcacATTTGACTAGAGCAGAGCTTGAACCTGCCACCTCCGGATTCACATGCTGACTCTCTGAGCTACTAgccctatagacctttatcacggtgtggccatcttgattttactccattccaactcattgttacCAAGTTGAGGCTCgacaaaataatagtctggtgtcgtgtttgcgcaatgaatgttagcattcattagtgttatggaaacagggaacatgaccaagatggtgacagcgtgataaaggtctatagtggTAGGCTCTCTACTAGGTCAACATTTtagttcggggtgccagtcagaagacATCCAACATAATgtatattatcttcaagtacgcgctaatcctccaatcagattggcagaatggagtggtgataaaaacctatattgcacggccaatatcactaccatgcgtcttgtgtgttctatgtcacgcgccaagtttgcttcggccgagttggatatgggacgcagacgcgctatattttccgtatttccacgagcgtgcgtgtgataacttataatattgttACATTAACAGACATTTTGGCCCTCCGACTAACTTGTCTTTAATATCTTCAAAAGCTCTAATTTATTGTCCATTGCAGACagagaaaagaaacaaatgtaAACGGGTTAACTATTCAGAGGGTCGGGTTCAGTTGTACTTGTAAAGTAACACctatttctttttgatttgacTAGGCACGCTACAAGAAGGATTGTCAGCTTGCTGTTGAGCTTCTCCAATGCACCCCCTCTGGAGCGTATATGCAACACAAAGTCAGCCAGGTACGtcccaaaaaacacaaaatgtgatTGTTGGAAGTGTCTTAGCtgaccaaattcaaactctggtgtttcggatcagcagagtgtgggttcgaatcgacacttgtgtccttaagcaagacacttaaccattgctttgtccttcggatgggacgttaagccgatggtcccatgtgttgtggaacgcatgttaaagaacccggCCAGTGCactcgaaaagagaaggggttcgccccagtgttcctggctgtggctgctgtatgcgccgtacatgtagcaccttgtaaacccttaaaaggtgctacataattgggtctcagaattcattactgcaataacctatctttctgaaagtttgtatatattctcagcgccttgagtaccttatttggtagatacgtgcgctatataagacttcgaaaGTATTATTACTGCATGAACTTTTACCACGAATCAGTCAAAATAACTGACAGTTTGGACAGGATGGGCAGCGTAATCCTGGGCTTCTGTAATTGTTAACTTGCAAGTGCTTTAAAGGGTAAGAAAACATTGGAAAGATTGAAAATAGATATATGTCACGCTTCAAAGGAAATATTATTGCTTGAAATGTTgcaggtttattttttaattgagtgGAACAATTATTATTGGTCCGAAATCTGATGTTACACGTAGTGAAAACAGCGCTTTTTATCTTGTGACGCCAATGACCGCTTGAGCGTCAACTTTGCAGGTTTCTTATTTCATGTGTATGTCCGGTTGCACAAAGTGTGTACTATGTTTTGTGTGCCATTTTACAATGATGGACACAGGTTCAAATGATATTCTCGGACTTATTTTGTAGAGCGGCCGCAACATACCAAGCTGGAAGCACaatatacaaaagaaaattctgCTTTGCAGAAAACATTTTCTTATCAAATTATCAGTCAAATTTCATATAAATTCCTCCTCTAGAGtcaagtgtaattttttttaagtaaccttattgtatcaaaatcaaataacaTTTCCTCAAAGAGTGACAGCGTTTTTTTACAGTCATGATTCTTGGGACAATGGATACCAGTACCTTCCTTTAAGAAGCAGAATATTACATTTTCTGATAATTACCAATGAGCAATGGTCAAATTTATAAAGGTACATGAAGTTAAACTACTTGGTTTGTATAAGCAGTCGCTGCAGAAGATTTGGGACAGATTTGTTGAGGTGCAGTTGCTGGCATTACCTTGTTGTGTCACTCAGTTGAATTGTGTTCACTAATTGTCAACATTTCAATCATTTCAGCTTCCACACGATCTCCAATATTACGTTCATCAACTCATGGGTGAAATGAACTCCTTCCGTGGACCCAGCGGCACTTCCAGCAATCAACGTATCAACATCACCTCTCACTCATCCGTACAAAACAAGGGACCCGACAATAGCCAACCCCTTCTGGGTTCGGACACGTCCAACGGCCACTTGTCCGGCAGGGTGTACGACTCAGTCCCCGCTAACATCATCGCAAGAGCCATGCAACTCAGAGACGAAGAAGAGCGCAAGGAAGTCGAGAAGTTGGTCCCAACGCTACGCAGCCGCAGTAAACACGAAGTCGCCGTCATTCTACACGATAAGGGCACGCAGACCATCGCGACAAGTACAGGGGACCAGTCGGAGCCGCTGTGCATCAGGTGCGGCGCCGACTTGAATCGTTCGCCCGTCGAGCCCGAACCATTGTTAATCAAACCCGAACCCTTACTACCTATACTACCCATACCGGAACCAGAACCCAAAATGTTCAACTTACTAGATCTTTCGGAGCCTCTCCAGGCTAAACCTCAACCCACGAAAACAAACGAGAACCTGTTGCTGGATTTACTGGATACCGCGGTGCCGGAAGAAACCTCCACTGAACTCAACATCAAGCGTTCTCTAGAGAACCTCTCGTTGGCTGACTTGCTTCTCGATATACCAAACTCGGAGACGATGGTCAAACCACTAGGCGCCGCTTCGATCGAACGTGAAGAGACTCCTTCGACGGCCGATATCCTGTCGCTAGTCTCTCCATTGGATTCATGCTCCCCTATGCAGGATGATATGTCAGATAGCAGCAGCGCTAGTAAAGAGAGTAATACCGGCACACCTAGTAGTGTAGGATCTTCCCTGACTGAAGCCGACGCAGCCCTAGCTACTCCCAAGCCACCGGCCGTCAAAGCCACTGGCCCTGCAAGACGAGTCCAGAGTGGTCCAACACAACCCCAGCACCAGCAGAATCAGAAGTACAACAGCCACAGCATCCTGTCGGAGAGTTCACCCACAACCGATGCCGAGTTCAAGAAAGTAGGCAAAGCCGCCGTCATCAAATCTCAGCAGCGAAACCAGCGGACTGGCCTGACCAACGGCAATGCCAGAACGCCCACTGAAGAAGGGAAGATCATACCCAATATACTCACAGATCACACCAACGGTACCATGCAAAAAGCTCATCCCTTTCCGAATCAGAATCAGATTCAAGCTTCACTTCCAGATAACCCAAGCATGGATGAGAAGAAGGAACGAGTCTCTATGTACGTCAACGAGACTAACGCCGAGAACTTGAAAAAGAAGACGCCCCCCAAGCCAAGGCTCGTGGGAAGCGCGTCAAAACCCATTGGCCAAGTCACCGGATCCCAACAGCCGAGGACCACTGCGCCTAAACCCAACCCCAATGCGACTCCAAACTCCAACTCAAATTCCAACTCCAACAACGCTGATCCAGCTAATAAAAATCGTAATGCTCACTTCTTGCAGACCAGCGTCTGATACTCCTCACCAACAAAGCTTACCAATCGTACTTTCAGATCATTTCTACTTCCAAATGAGCTTTCAAAATCTTCGTTTTTTGATGTGACCTCAATGGTATGCTCAAACCTAGCTTGAATATTTGTGTGTAATCAATGTTTATAGAACAGATCTCTGTAGGACGTAAAATatgaataatacaaaacaaaatggtcaTTTGTGTGTAGTTGAGCACTCCAACAGCTTCAAACAGCTCTggtctgtgcttagcagaagtagAGTACTAGTTAATAGCAGACTAGAGTACTGTCTGGTTGAGGTCATTGATCATAGACTTATACTAAAAACAGAATGTGTCTAATAGTCGAGTGTTATATTGTGTCCAACGACGGAGTTTTTTTTTGGAGTGATTCCATTAAGCACGTTTTTTTAAGTCACGTGTGAACAAGTTTTTATAATTCCCCAGTAAAGTGGGTTTTCCAAAATTGGAGGCCAGTGATTGAAGCATAAAACTTCTCCATTCTGTTGATTTATTACAAACTTGTCTGTTTTTCGGCTGTTGAGAAGTAGCTTTGTGGTCTTGGAATTTGCGACCAAAGCTGAACTGTATGTTGATTTACTTTTTACCTATTTTTttatcacttttttttaaaaagataagTTTATCAAGAGTTATTGATTTCAGGGTGTTCCGGCGAgtgctcagaaaaaaaaaagcaaacaaaacagttcTCTTATGAGATGGAAACATTCCAGGTGTTGTTCGTTTTAGGAACGAGGCGTGAGAATGCTGGTTCGATGTggctgaaaaaaataattgatatttttaaaactattttaattttcttcttaaaaatgCATAAAGCTCTACTGAGTTTTTTTAAGTTACAAGAATATCCTATGAAAGGATTTTGTGAAAGTACTATTTTAAacttaattgtgtttttaacGGAAAGCTTCATAAATTCAAATAGATGCTGTAGAAGTGAAGGTTATTCTAGGTAGGGGAGGGGTACTGGATAACttagggggggggtggggctggGGTTTTATTGAAAAAGCTTCCCATGGACTTAGGATCGAGGACCTTTCTGAAATCCACTTCTTGTACTATGTTGGTGGGTTCTTTTTACTagattttttaaacatttgatgCAGCTATCAAGAATGAATCAGTATAGGAGTATAGGGATTTCTGTTAAAGTggggcggggtggggggggggggaggcaatCATCCCATTTCCCCCCAACACTTAAACCACCAAGTTCAAGTTTCTGAGTGTGTAATCACATCCGAAGCAACTATCTCTAGTTAGGTACGTTGTCGAACATAGTTACTAAGTCTAGTTTGCTTTTAAGAGCATGTAGAAATGTTCCACCGTTATTTCTTTCAATTCATTAGTGTCTTAAAATCAGAAACtatgcaagtacatgtaaatgactTTCAAAGCACTGTATGTAAAATGTGTATTCTATAAGttgaatttttgtatttttagtatTCTATGAATTATTCATCAGGTTTTACGTCTGAATGCAAGTTGCGTTTATTGGGGAGTTAATGCCACAATGTGCACTGTGAATAGTCAGTTAGAAATGCCACTGTAACCATGGGCTGAGCCATTCTAGCCCGagtccaattttatagagctacaactaaattgtgcttaccagattagggttaccagccaaaacaccatgtttcttgtaccatttgtgactggtatcctgctcaatttTGCTAAGAAGTAAATTGTTAAGTAATATATCTGCTTAAGcaactgtatgaaattgggttttGACCCGCATCAACATTTCTCTCCTTGAGTTTGATGGGTTCAGTACTTCAGAAGTTGAGCCAACCTTTCTGTGGTCCCGTCAAACCTGAGTTATTGAACACCAGAGTTGTTTCTTTGAGCGTGTCTACCTATCGACACAGAGACTATGGTTGGCAAAGGACTTTCtctgtttgattttgatttgtaaAATCAATGGCGACGTTGCTAAAAAAAAGGGGGCTAAAGAATGGGAGAAGAAAGAGAAGTCCTTGAAGTCCTTTGTGAAACTAAAGTATAATAGTGAAGTAGGGGGACCAATCCATCCCAGCTGATGATTTGGATAAGAAAACATTGAGATAATAGAATCAACTAGTGCAAACTGCACAAAGTAGTTCTTGTCCTGATATTTGAAAGTGACTTCGAAAGTAGTCccggagaaagactctgctagggtcgaaactttGGCAGA includes the following:
- the LOC117293710 gene encoding uncharacterized protein LOC117293710; translation: MYRERERERERERTLCNDDSSIVKIFHGCIIAYMRCHHSLLSAVCGCSKEQYFMLRQRVEESKQRITLMESEFLQSTLYTENELDECREELRLAQQRYNALEKSHQELHEINSDLEERILDIAAAYEKEKQALNREVLTLSQRLLDTKFEINKQEERNARYKKDCQLAVELLQCTPSGAYMQHKVSQLPHDLQYYVHQLMGEMNSFRGPSGTSSNQRINITSHSSVQNKGPDNSQPLLGSDTSNGHLSGRVYDSVPANIIARAMQLRDEEERKEVEKLVPTLRSRSKHEVAVILHDKGTQTIATSTGDQSEPLCIRCGADLNRSPVEPEPLLIKPEPLLPILPIPEPEPKMFNLLDLSEPLQAKPQPTKTNENLLLDLLDTAVPEETSTELNIKRSLENLSLADLLLDIPNSETMVKPLGAASIEREETPSTADILSLVSPLDSCSPMQDDMSDSSSASKESNTGTPSSVGSSLTEADAALATPKPPAVKATGPARRVQSGPTQPQHQQNQKYNSHSILSESSPTTDAEFKKVGKAAVIKSQQRNQRTGLTNGNARTPTEEGKIIPNILTDHTNGTMQKAHPFPNQNQIQASLPDNPSMDEKKERVSMYVNETNAENLKKKTPPKPRLVGSASKPIGQVTGSQQPRTTAPKPNPNATPNSNSNSNSNNADPANKNRNAHFLQTSV